GTCCCGTGCTTTCTGGGGGAGATCCGGGCTTTTCCCTACGACCGCGTGCCCGCCGGATGGCGGGTGTGTGACGGTGCTCTGCTGCGGATTCAGGACTACCCGCCCCTCTTTGCCCTGCTGCGCAATCGCTACGGCGGCAATGGCATCAGCGAGTTTGCCCTGCCTGATCTGAGGGGGCGCACGCCGGTCGGCATCGGCTCATCCGACGGCCACGCCTACAGCCTTGGGGAAAAGGCGGGCGAAGAGGCCGTTTACCTCAGCGAGTATCAGGTTCCGACGCACACCCACGCCCTGCGAGCGACGACAGACGTCGGCAATACGGGCGCGGCCAAGGACAATCTGATTGCCACGGTCAATCACGACGATCTGTCCCCGCCCGGAAAGCATCCGCTCTATGGACCGGCAGGGGCCGCCGAACAGCCGCTGCTGAAGACCAGCATCCGCAATGCCGGGGGCGGTGGCGCTCATGACAACATCCAGCCCTCATTGGTCCTCCGCTACTGCATAGCCATGGAGGGCGTCCCGCCGCTGTCGGGGACAGCCAAGACCGAGGAGGTCGCCGTTGTCTGACAAATGGATGGATATCGACTGCTATCTGGGTGAAATCCGGCTGTTCGCCGGTCCGGTCCCGCCCAAGGGCTGGCTGTTCTGCAAGGGTCAGACGCTGCTGATCCGCGACTATCCAGCCCTGTATTCGCTTCTCGCCACCAACTGGGGCGGAGACGGCAGGACCAATTTCGCATTGCCGGATATGCGCGGTCGGGTGCCGATGGGCCAGGGTCACAGCCCCGGCCTGACCCCGCGCAACTTGGCCGAGAGGCCGGGCACCGAGACCGTCACCGTGACGCCTGACGGGCTGGGTTCCCATCATCACAGTCTGAGGGCAACCATCCGGCCGGCCACCTCCGTGACACCGCAGCCGAACCTGATGCATGCGGCGGTGAGGTCACCGGCCAGGGCCTATTTCGCTCCGACACCCCCGGTCAACGATCTAATCCTGGACAGCAAGACGCTGGACCCCGTCGGCGGTGGTCAGGCCCACGACAACATGATGCCGACGACGGTGATCAACTTCATGATCGCGACCGACGGCTTCTATCCGGCTGAAAAGGACTGAGCGCGAATGGACGCCTATACCGCAGAGATCCGGGCCTTCCCGTTCGATGTTGTCCCGGCGGGCTGGCTGCCTTGCGACGGTGGGACCGTGGCCGTCGCCACCTATCCGGCTTTGGCGAGCCTGATCGGCACCCTGTACGGCGGCGATGGTGTGCGAACCATCGGTCTGCCCGATCTCAATGGGCGGGCCCCGATGGGCGAAGGCCAGGGCCCCGGCCTGACCAACGCCCCTCTGGCCCGCAAGTCCGGCAAGGGCCAAGTCGCCCTGACGACGGATCAGATCCCGCCGCACACGCATGAGGTTGTCGCCAATAGCGGTGCCTATTCGGCAATGACCGATGTTCCGCAATCAACGACAAGTCTGTCTCGCGTCATAGTCCCGAACGGTACAGCCACGTCTGTCGCCGAGAACTTCTCCTCTGTCGGCTCCGTGGACACGACCCTGTCGGCGGACGCCGTGGGCAGCAATCTGGGCGGCGAAAGTCACAACAACGTCCAGCCTGTCCTCGCTATCCGGTACTGCATATGCGCGGAGGGCCTCTACCCCCGGCCTGACTGAGGCCGTGGCCATCCGATCGCAATGAAAAGGCCGCGTACCTCCTCGGATACGCGGCCTCTTTCTTTGACCTCTGAAGGACTGTCCAGAGCCGAACTCAGGATGTGCCAGTACCGTCGGTTTGACCGAAGGTGCCAACTTCAGCTTTGCCAGCAGCCTGGATATCGATCGTCGGAGCGGTCCAGGCCAGACGACCTTCGGTGGCAGAGGCCGGGGTTTCGGACGTAACAGTCGGCATCATGGATAGTCTCCAAAGAAGGGATTCAGCGAGAGCCGCAATCGTTCGAAGGTGCCAAAGATTCCGCAAAAAGGCAAACGGGCACCGATAATCCGGTACTATTTTCGGTTGCATATACAATCTTTGGATGTATCCTTCAGTTGTCTGCTTACGGGCGGGTGGCGCAGGGAGGGGTGCCGCCGGTTCGACAGGGTGCGCCTCGCGCCTGTTCCCTCCTGTCGGAGCTCCATCGAATGTCCGATTATTTCGTCGGCGAGATACGTGCCTTTGCCTTCGGTCAGGTCCCCCAAGGCTGGCATCTGGCGGATGGGACGGTTCTTCAGACCGGCCAGTACGCCGCACTGTTCTCCCTTCTGGGCAATGCCTATGGCGGGACCTACCCCCAGACCTTTGCCTTGCCTGACCTGAGAGGCCGTGTGCCCGTCGATGTGGGCTCGGCGGCGGGCGCCACCTATGCGCTGGGGGCCAAGACGGGGTCGGAGAACGTCGCCCTGACGCTCGGCCAGCTTCCTGCGCACCAGCATGCGCTGAATGCCACCACCGCGGTGGGCAACACCGGCAATGCCAACGGCAATGCCATCGCCACGGTCAATCAGGACGACCTGACCCCGCCGCAGCAGCGCCCCCTGTACGCCGCGCCAGGCACGCTCCAGCCGCTGCTGGCGTCCTCGGTGGGAACGAAAGGCGGGGGTGCCGCC
The genomic region above belongs to Brevundimonas vitisensis and contains:
- a CDS encoding phage tail protein, coding for MDAYTAEIRAFPFDVVPAGWLPCDGGTVAVATYPALASLIGTLYGGDGVRTIGLPDLNGRAPMGEGQGPGLTNAPLARKSGKGQVALTTDQIPPHTHEVVANSGAYSAMTDVPQSTTSLSRVIVPNGTATSVAENFSSVGSVDTTLSADAVGSNLGGESHNNVQPVLAIRYCICAEGLYPRPD
- a CDS encoding phage tail protein — encoded protein: MSDYFVGEIRAFAFGQVPQGWHLADGTVLQTGQYAALFSLLGNAYGGTYPQTFALPDLRGRVPVDVGSAAGATYALGAKTGSENVALTLGQLPAHQHALNATTAVGNTGNANGNAIATVNQDDLTPPQQRPLYAAPGTLQPLLASSVGTKGGGAAHPNIQPSTVINYCIALTGLYPPRQ
- a CDS encoding phage tail protein, translated to MSDKWMDIDCYLGEIRLFAGPVPPKGWLFCKGQTLLIRDYPALYSLLATNWGGDGRTNFALPDMRGRVPMGQGHSPGLTPRNLAERPGTETVTVTPDGLGSHHHSLRATIRPATSVTPQPNLMHAAVRSPARAYFAPTPPVNDLILDSKTLDPVGGGQAHDNMMPTTVINFMIATDGFYPAEKD
- a CDS encoding phage tail protein, whose amino-acid sequence is MTFRSTPPLRDTPLAGQRNIDVPCFLGEIRAFPYDRVPAGWRVCDGALLRIQDYPPLFALLRNRYGGNGISEFALPDLRGRTPVGIGSSDGHAYSLGEKAGEEAVYLSEYQVPTHTHALRATTDVGNTGAAKDNLIATVNHDDLSPPGKHPLYGPAGAAEQPLLKTSIRNAGGGGAHDNIQPSLVLRYCIAMEGVPPLSGTAKTEEVAVV